A single genomic interval of Terriglobales bacterium harbors:
- a CDS encoding YdaU family protein, with the protein MSNPWSPFYWRDYIGDTGHLSLVEHGAYLLLMAHYYMTGAPLPANAEQLHRICRAFAAAERDACQSVLNQFFSRDGDVYRNARADAEIKKAKKISEVRSNAAKSRHANADANAPAKAEQMHTQPQPQAHRQLQKQGGAASPQIVPSQAIPPNVPSGTSERVAEECATPEGLTQVEYGRRLLDDLGLPASGNLVVVAQTISADAKKFGISKAESFEVIRRQALSDQEAGIEINRFYFTDAKFRTKAGRNGNNRAQQRQTDTINAVEEAKRIMADRATRTDSSAAG; encoded by the coding sequence GTGAGTAATCCATGGAGTCCTTTTTATTGGCGCGATTACATCGGTGACACCGGGCACCTGTCCTTGGTGGAACACGGCGCCTATCTGCTACTCATGGCGCATTACTACATGACCGGTGCGCCTCTTCCTGCGAATGCAGAGCAATTGCATCGGATTTGCCGGGCGTTTGCGGCTGCAGAACGGGATGCATGTCAGTCGGTGCTCAATCAGTTTTTCAGTCGCGATGGCGATGTCTACCGAAATGCTCGCGCGGATGCAGAAATCAAAAAAGCAAAGAAAATCAGTGAGGTACGCTCAAACGCGGCGAAATCTCGGCATGCAAATGCTGATGCAAATGCACCCGCAAAAGCTGAGCAAATGCACACACAACCACAACCACAAGCACATAGACAACTGCAGAAACAAGGGGGAGCGGCTTCGCCGCAAATCGTCCCCTCTCAAGCAATTCCTCCGAATGTTCCAAGTGGAACGTCGGAACGAGTAGCCGAGGAATGTGCAACGCCCGAAGGGTTGACTCAGGTCGAGTATGGCCGCCGCCTGCTCGATGACCTAGGTCTTCCCGCATCCGGGAATCTCGTGGTGGTCGCGCAAACCATATCCGCGGATGCGAAGAAATTTGGTATCAGCAAAGCCGAGTCCTTTGAGGTCATTCGGCGCCAGGCTCTCAGCGATCAGGAAGCGGGGATCGAGATCAATCGGTTTTACTTCACGGATGCAAAATTTCGCACGAAAGCAGGACGGAATGGAAACAATCGAGCACAACAGCGACAAACTGACACTATCAACGCAGTCGAAGAAGCCAAAAGAATCATGGCTGATCGAGCAACTCGGACTGATAGCAGTGCGGCTGGGTGA